ATAAATCAGTCTTGGATCATATGCCTTTCCGCACATGGCGTAATTTCCTGCCCCATAGGAATTACCAATAACAATTGTAAATTTCGGCACAACAGAATTAGCCATGGCATTCACCATTTTTGCCCCATCCTTTATTATGCCACCGTGCTCAGACTTGCTGCCAATCATAAAACCACTAACATCCTGAAGGAATACTAACGGTATCTTACGTTGATTACAGTTCATAATGAAACGAGCCGATTTATCTGCAGAATCAGAGTAAATCACTCCACCCATCTGCATTTCTCCTTTTTTAGTTTTCACCACCTTTCTCTGGTTGGCTACTATTCCAACAGCCCAACCATCAATTCTGGCAGTGCCACAAATTATTGACTGTCCATATAATTCTTTGTACTCATCGAATTCAGAATTATCGACTAACCTTTCGATAATATCTCTGGTATCGTAGGGTTTTACTCTATCATTTGGGAGTAAACCGTAAATTTCCCTTTCATCTTTTGCTGGAGCTTTTGGTTTTTCACGATTAAATCCAGCCTTTTCGAAGCTTCCTATTTTATTGAATATTCTGCGGATATCATTTAAACAATCCTGGTCGGTCTCATGCTTATTATCAGTAACCCCTGAAATCTCACAATGTGTACTTGCCCCACCTAAGGTCTCATTATCGATGTCCTCGCCTATAGCTGCTTTCACTAAGTAGGAACCAGCTAAAAATATTGAGCCCGTTTTATTAACAATCATTGCTTCATCGGCCATAATAGGCAGATAGGCACCACCAGCAACACAACTTCCCATGATTGCTGCTACTTGGATAATTCCCATTGAAGACATTTTTGCATTATTTCTAAATTGTCTACCAAAATGTTCTTTATCAGGAAAGATCTCATTTTGCATGGGTAAAAAAACGCCCGCACTATCTACTAAATAAATGACAGGTAATCTATTTTCCATGGCCACTTCCTGTGCACGTAAATTCTTTTTGGCAGTCATTGGGAACCAAGCTCCAGCTTTAACGGTCGCATCATTGGCAACAATCATCACCTGACGGCCTTCTACATACCCAATTCCTGTCACAACTCCTGCTGACGGACAACCTCCTACATCTTTGTACATACCATCTGCCGCGAAAGCTCCGATTTCCAAAAACTCTGTTTCATCATCACAAAGATAGGCTATGCGTTCTCTAGCAGTAAGCTTCCCTTTTTCGTGTTGCGAGGCAATCTTTTTTTCGCCACCTCCCAAATATACTTTTTCTAGCTTGTGTTTTAGTTTATCTACCTCTTGCTTATTGAGGTCTTCGTTTTTATTAAATGCGATATCCATTGAGTCGTTTCCTGGTATATTTAATAATTAATTTAGTGCTTCCGTTACTTCTTTTTGTCTCCTTTATCTTTTCTACCAAAAAGAGAAAAGTGAACATATTTTTTTGGTTGATCTTTCATATCAATTAATAAAGCATCAAGATCCACCAATGTTTGATTTAGATTCAAATATAATGAATCATCGTTCAATAACTTATCCACAGTACCTTCACCATCTTGCATAGAAGCTACGGTATTATTGATTGTAATTAAAGTTGTATCTAATCTATTGACCACTCTAGCTAATTCTAGAGCATTAACTGAGTCTGCAATCCCATTCGTTTTCTTCAATAATGCTTTCAGACCGCTTTTTTCATCGGCAAGGGTGGCTGATATTTTCTTAAAATCATCAATTAAAGCGGTAATGGTAGCTTGCTTTTCTGATATCTTCGCTAAATTCTGAGTGGTTTGCTCCACATTGAGCATTATATTTTGAATAGCATCCTCATTTTTATCAATATTAGCCAAAATATGATTGAGATGTTGTCCAACTGAATCTAAAGTTTTCAGAACAGGATATGCCTGTTCTTGGATTTGTTCTGTTAAAGCAGGTTCGATATCTCCAATAACTTCACTTCCTTCTGGCAATGCTTCAGTTACTGTGTTTCTGATTAAAACAATTGTCTGCGAACCTAGAATATCAGAAGCCAATAACGCCACTGATTCGTCACCTAAAGTAATATCTTCCCTAACTTCGAAATATACCTTTAGCTTATTCTCCTGGTCTTGTAAAATTTCAATTTTGCTAACCCTTCCCACTGAGAGTCCACTGAGCAATACAGGATTTGATGCCGTAAGACCATCAACTTGTTCGTAAACGGCATAATACTCATTGGAAGGATTGAAAAAATCAATTCCTTTCAAAAAATTAAAACCAAAATAAAATATTACAATTGCTGTGATTGCTAATACCGCAACCTTAATTTCTTTAGCTATTTTCAATTTATATAGTTTTTTTAGTTCATTGATTCAATTTCGACTTTGTAATCTCGAATGGCTCTAAAGATTCCAGATGCTATATACGTTTGACCGAGATCATCGTTCAAATATCTCTCCTCTTGTGAATTACTTAGAAATCCAGTCTCAATTAAAACACTAGGCATAGAGCTCTTAAACAAAACTACAAATCCTGCTTGCTTTACACCTCGACTATGACGACCAACTCGTTTATCAAACTGGTATTCAACTTTTTCAGCCAAATTCAAACTATTAGCTAAATAGGCATTTTGATATAAAGAAAAAAGAATATGCGATGCTGGATCATTAGGATCGAAGCCTTCATATTTTTCTTCATAATTTTCTTCCATCAAAATTACAGCATTTTCTCTCTTCGCCACATTTAAGTTAGTCTCCGACTTGTGTAATCCCATTATCCAAGTCTCTGTACCATGCACTTTTGTACTATATTCCACCGCATTGCAGTGAATAGAAACAAAGAGGTCGGCACCATTTTTGTTTGCAATGTTCGAGCGTTCATCAAGTTCAACAAAATTATCATCAGTTCTAGTATAAATGACTTCAACATCAGGCAAGTACTCTTTAATAATCTCACCTAATTCCAAAGCAATATCTAAAGCTATGTCTTTTTCCTTTGACATTACGCCTCGAGTTCCACTATCTTTGCCGCCATGTCCAGCATCAATCACAACCTTATCAACTTTGTATGAAGGTTTGTTAAGATTTGTGAAGGAGCCAAGGACCATCAACAGTGTAAGAATAGAAAGGATGGTAATATTTTTCACAATCTTTCGGTTGTTAAATTTGAATAGTATAATTTTACACAAAGATTGCAAAAATTCATCAAATCGGAAAAATCCACGGAACAATTTGAGGCGGTATATTTTAAGTTTATTCATATTTGTTGTACCCTTTATTGGTTACGCGCAAGAAGTTGATTCTGTAAATCAGAAATCTGACTCTTTGCTTGAGAGTTCTATCAAAATTGATTCCACAAAATCTATTGAAGATTCCACTATTAATATTTTAACGGATTCCATCACTAATAATGTTCGAACTGATTCTGTTAAGAAAAAGAAAAAAGGAGATATTGCAACAACTGTCAATTACACTGCCAAAGACTCTTTAAACTTTAACTTGAAAACTCAAGATATTATTATGTATAAAGAGGCTCATGTTGATTATGGGGATATAGAACTTGACGCTGATAAGATAAAAGTAAATTATAATACCAAAATTCTTGACGCCAGCGGTTTAAAGGACACTGCTGATAATATTACAGGCAAACCTATTTTTACAGATAAAGGTCAAGTTTATCAGACGGATCAGATTACTTATAATTTCGATACTAAAAAAGCGATAATCAAAGGAGTGGTCACCCAACAGGGAGAAGCCTTCATGCACTCAAACTGGACAAAAAAGAATGAAAAGGATGAAATGTTCAGTGATCATGCCTTGTATACTACTTGTAATTTAGACCATCCCCATTTCGGAATATCTGCAAATAAATTAAAACTTATTCCTGGGGATAAGATATTGGCAGGGCCATTTAATTTAGAAATTACAGAGATCCCAACTCCATTATTATTTCCCTTCGGAATGTTTCCAATGCCAAACAATAAAACTTCCGGTATTTTATTCCCAACTTATGGAGAAGAAAACAGAAGAGGATTTTTCTTGAGAGATGGAGGTTATTATTGGGCTATAAATCAATATGCTGACATGGCACTTCGAGGTGAAATATACTCCAAAGGTAGTTATGGACTTTCGGTGGCTTCTAACTACAAAAAAAGATATAGTTATAATGGCAATCTAAACATTAGATTTAATCAACAACAAATAGGCGAGACAGAAGCGGATTCTGCTGTCTCCCGAGATTTTTGGGTTCAATGGTCGCATAGGCCAGAATCAAAAGGCACAGGACGTTTTTCTGCCTCGGTAAACGGTGGTACATCCACTTTTAATCAAAATAACCCTTCTACCAACTTTCAACAACAAGTTACGGCTAACTTCAATTCAAATATTTCATATTCAAATGTAATTCAAGGAACACCATTCAATTATGC
This is a stretch of genomic DNA from Marivirga harenae. It encodes these proteins:
- a CDS encoding acyl-CoA carboxylase subunit beta; amino-acid sequence: MDIAFNKNEDLNKQEVDKLKHKLEKVYLGGGEKKIASQHEKGKLTARERIAYLCDDETEFLEIGAFAADGMYKDVGGCPSAGVVTGIGYVEGRQVMIVANDATVKAGAWFPMTAKKNLRAQEVAMENRLPVIYLVDSAGVFLPMQNEIFPDKEHFGRQFRNNAKMSSMGIIQVAAIMGSCVAGGAYLPIMADEAMIVNKTGSIFLAGSYLVKAAIGEDIDNETLGGASTHCEISGVTDNKHETDQDCLNDIRRIFNKIGSFEKAGFNREKPKAPAKDEREIYGLLPNDRVKPYDTRDIIERLVDNSEFDEYKELYGQSIICGTARIDGWAVGIVANQRKVVKTKKGEMQMGGVIYSDSADKSARFIMNCNQRKIPLVFLQDVSGFMIGSKSEHGGIIKDGAKMVNAMANSVVPKFTIVIGNSYGAGNYAMCGKAYDPRLIYAWPTAQIAVMSGAAAAKTLLQIKVATLKAKGEEISEEDKEKMLKDITDKYNEELSPYYAASRLWVDGIIDPLETRKVISMGIEAADHSPIEKQFNVGVIQT
- a CDS encoding MlaD family protein; amino-acid sequence: MKIAKEIKVAVLAITAIVIFYFGFNFLKGIDFFNPSNEYYAVYEQVDGLTASNPVLLSGLSVGRVSKIEILQDQENKLKVYFEVREDITLGDESVALLASDILGSQTIVLIRNTVTEALPEGSEVIGDIEPALTEQIQEQAYPVLKTLDSVGQHLNHILANIDKNEDAIQNIMLNVEQTTQNLAKISEKQATITALIDDFKKISATLADEKSGLKALLKKTNGIADSVNALELARVVNRLDTTLITINNTVASMQDGEGTVDKLLNDDSLYLNLNQTLVDLDALLIDMKDQPKKYVHFSLFGRKDKGDKKK
- a CDS encoding N-acetylmuramoyl-L-alanine amidase family protein translates to MVLGSFTNLNKPSYKVDKVVIDAGHGGKDSGTRGVMSKEKDIALDIALELGEIIKEYLPDVEVIYTRTDDNFVELDERSNIANKNGADLFVSIHCNAVEYSTKVHGTETWIMGLHKSETNLNVAKRENAVILMEENYEEKYEGFDPNDPASHILFSLYQNAYLANSLNLAEKVEYQFDKRVGRHSRGVKQAGFVVLFKSSMPSVLIETGFLSNSQEERYLNDDLGQTYIASGIFRAIRDYKVEIESMN